One window from the genome of Pseudomonas sp. L5B5 encodes:
- the ilvC gene encoding ketol-acid reductoisomerase: protein MKVFYDKDCDLSIIQGKKVAIIGYGSQGHAQACNLKDSGVDVTVGLRKGSATVAKAEAHGLKVSDVASAVAAADLVMILTPDEFQGALYKNEIEPNIKKGATLAFSHGFSIHYNQVVPRADLDVIMIAPKAPGHTVRSEFVKGGGIPDLIAIYQDASGNAKNVALSYAAGVGGGRTGIIETTFKDETETDLFGEQAVLCGGTVELVKAGFETLVEAGYAPEMAYFECLHELKLIVDLMYEGGIANMNYSISNNAEYGEYVTGPEVINAESRQAMRNALKRIQDGEYAKMFISEGATGYPSMTAKRRNNAAHGIEIIGEQLRSMMPWISANKIVDKAKN, encoded by the coding sequence ATGAAAGTTTTCTACGATAAAGATTGCGACCTGTCGATCATTCAGGGCAAGAAAGTTGCCATCATCGGCTACGGTTCCCAGGGTCACGCTCAAGCTTGCAACCTGAAAGATTCCGGCGTCGACGTAACTGTTGGCCTGCGTAAAGGTTCGGCCACCGTTGCCAAGGCCGAAGCCCATGGCCTGAAAGTCAGCGACGTGGCTTCCGCAGTTGCCGCTGCCGACCTAGTCATGATCCTGACCCCGGATGAGTTCCAGGGCGCTCTGTACAAGAACGAAATCGAGCCGAACATCAAGAAAGGCGCCACCCTGGCCTTCTCCCACGGCTTCTCGATCCACTACAACCAGGTTGTTCCGCGTGCCGACCTCGACGTGATCATGATCGCGCCGAAGGCTCCGGGCCACACCGTTCGCTCCGAGTTCGTCAAGGGTGGCGGCATCCCTGACCTGATCGCCATCTACCAGGATGCTTCGGGCAATGCCAAGAATGTTGCCCTGTCCTACGCCGCTGGCGTGGGTGGCGGTCGTACCGGCATCATCGAAACCACCTTCAAGGACGAGACTGAAACCGACCTGTTTGGTGAACAAGCCGTTTTGTGCGGCGGCACTGTCGAGCTGGTCAAAGCCGGTTTCGAAACCCTGGTCGAAGCTGGCTATGCGCCAGAAATGGCCTACTTCGAATGCCTGCATGAACTGAAGCTGATCGTTGATCTCATGTACGAAGGCGGTATCGCCAACATGAACTACTCGATCTCCAACAACGCCGAGTACGGTGAATACGTGACCGGTCCAGAGGTCATCAACGCCGAATCCCGTCAAGCCATGCGCAATGCCCTGAAGCGTATCCAGGACGGCGAATACGCGAAGATGTTCATCAGCGAAGGTGCCACCGGCTACCCATCGATGACCGCCAAGCGTCGTAACAACGCAGCTCATGGCATCGAGATCATCGGCGAGCAACTGCGTTCGATGATGCCGTGGATCTCTGCGAACAAGATCGTCGACAAAGCCAAGAACTGA
- the pssA gene encoding CDP-diacylglycerol--serine O-phosphatidyltransferase — protein MSERPEEPNQASDAESLLPIDEHVEEGHDAEGRKVRHRGIYLLPNLFTTANLFAGFYSIISSMSAQSALSAGDAAGASKYFAFSAIAIFVAMVLDGLDGRVARMTNTQSAFGAEYDSLSDMVAFGVAPALLAFGWALGDMGKVGWMVAFIYVAGAALRLARFNTQVGTADKRYFIGLASPAAAGVVAGIVWAFSDYGIQGSKMSFLVALIVAAAGMLMVSNIKYNSFKDLDLKGRVPFVAILAVVLVFAVVFSDPPRVLLLVFLAYAASGPIQYLLHLRRRNNVE, from the coding sequence ATGAGCGAACGTCCCGAAGAGCCAAACCAGGCCTCTGACGCCGAAAGCCTGCTACCGATCGATGAGCATGTCGAAGAAGGACATGACGCTGAGGGCCGTAAAGTCCGGCATCGTGGTATCTATCTTCTGCCGAATCTGTTCACCACTGCGAACCTGTTCGCAGGGTTTTATTCCATCATCAGTTCCATGAGTGCCCAGAGCGCCTTGAGCGCCGGGGATGCTGCTGGAGCAAGCAAATATTTTGCCTTTTCGGCTATCGCCATCTTTGTTGCGATGGTGCTCGATGGCCTGGATGGGCGTGTTGCCCGGATGACCAATACCCAGAGTGCTTTCGGCGCCGAGTACGACTCCTTGTCGGACATGGTGGCGTTCGGGGTTGCCCCGGCGTTGCTGGCCTTTGGTTGGGCGTTGGGGGACATGGGCAAGGTCGGCTGGATGGTTGCCTTCATCTATGTGGCGGGCGCCGCCTTGCGCCTCGCGCGTTTCAATACCCAGGTGGGCACTGCCGACAAGCGTTACTTCATTGGCCTGGCCAGTCCGGCAGCGGCGGGTGTGGTCGCGGGGATCGTCTGGGCATTCAGTGACTACGGTATCCAGGGCTCGAAGATGTCATTCCTGGTAGCGCTGATCGTCGCAGCCGCCGGCATGCTGATGGTCAGCAATATCAAGTACAACAGCTTCAAGGACCTGGATCTCAAGGGGCGGGTGCCGTTTGTGGCTATCCTGGCTGTGGTGCTGGTCTTTGCCGTGGTCTTCAGTGATCCACCACGTGTGCTGCTGCTGGTGTTCCTGGCCTATGCGGCATCCGGACCGATCCAGTACCTGCTGCACCTTCGTCGTCGCAATAACGTAGAGTGA
- the msrP gene encoding protein-methionine-sulfoxide reductase catalytic subunit MsrP — protein MLFKFPKSSDCKAVDITPESFYLSRRALLGGAAVGIAAAALPRWGRAGEAGRYADVEPGRMPAWFAEKLPATRWQAVVARGEAVTPFKDATHYNNFYEFGTDKGDPAANAGGLKTEPWSVVVDGEVARPGRYALEDFIKPYQLEERIYRLRCVEAWSMVIPWLGFPVSALLKQVEPTSKAKFIRFETLQDPEHMPGQRSGFALIDWPYVEGLRLDEAMNPLAILAVGMYGRELPNQNGAPLRLVVPWKYGFKSVKSIVRISLVSEQPKTTWQSIAANEYGFYANVNPAVDHPRWTQARERRLPSGLFSPNIRETQMFNGYSEEVASIYSGMDLGKNY, from the coding sequence ATGTTGTTCAAATTCCCCAAGTCCTCCGACTGCAAGGCGGTGGATATCACCCCCGAGTCCTTCTATCTTTCCCGGCGTGCCCTGTTGGGCGGCGCTGCTGTGGGCATTGCCGCAGCCGCATTGCCGCGCTGGGGGAGAGCAGGCGAGGCGGGGCGCTACGCCGATGTCGAACCAGGACGGATGCCAGCGTGGTTCGCGGAAAAATTGCCTGCGACTCGCTGGCAGGCGGTAGTTGCAAGGGGGGAAGCTGTCACGCCCTTCAAGGATGCGACGCACTACAACAACTTCTATGAGTTCGGCACCGACAAAGGGGATCCTGCGGCCAATGCCGGGGGGCTGAAGACTGAACCCTGGAGCGTGGTGGTGGACGGAGAGGTGGCCCGTCCAGGTCGTTATGCGCTCGAGGATTTCATCAAGCCCTACCAGTTGGAGGAGCGCATTTATCGTCTGCGTTGTGTCGAGGCCTGGTCGATGGTGATTCCCTGGCTCGGATTTCCCGTTTCTGCATTGCTCAAGCAGGTCGAGCCCACTAGCAAGGCCAAGTTCATTCGCTTTGAAACCTTGCAGGATCCAGAACACATGCCGGGACAGCGTTCCGGTTTTGCCTTGATCGACTGGCCTTATGTCGAAGGGTTGCGGCTTGATGAGGCAATGAATCCGTTGGCGATTCTGGCGGTTGGAATGTATGGCCGGGAACTGCCCAACCAGAACGGCGCGCCGCTGCGACTGGTGGTGCCCTGGAAGTATGGTTTCAAGAGTGTGAAATCCATCGTGCGTATCAGTCTGGTCAGCGAGCAGCCCAAGACTACCTGGCAAAGTATCGCAGCTAATGAGTATGGCTTTTATGCGAATGTGAACCCTGCGGTCGATCATCCTCGTTGGACGCAGGCACGAGAGAGGCGCCTGCCTAGCGGGTTGTTCAGCCCCAACATCCGCGAGACCCAGATGTTCAATGGTTACTCGGAGGAGGTCGCTTCTATATATAGCGGCATGGACCTTGGGAAGAACTACTGA
- the msrQ gene encoding protein-methionine-sulfoxide reductase heme-binding subunit MsrQ, whose protein sequence is MRHSLWRIGVFMTVMIWPLYWLYEAWALLLGPDPGKVLVDRLGLGALVLLLLTLSMTPLHKLTGWPGWIAVRRQLGLWCFAYVVLHLSAYGVFILGLDWSQLGVELRKRPYILVGSLGFLLLLSLAVTSNRYSQRRLGARWKKLHRLVYFVLGLGLLHMLWIVRADLREWAVYASLGAVLMLLRLPPVARRIPRLMARKASSATKA, encoded by the coding sequence ATGCGTCATTCGTTATGGCGCATCGGCGTCTTCATGACCGTCATGATATGGCCTTTGTATTGGTTGTATGAGGCCTGGGCTTTGCTGCTTGGGCCTGATCCGGGCAAGGTTCTGGTTGACCGGTTGGGGCTGGGTGCTCTGGTGCTTTTGTTGCTCACTCTGAGCATGACACCGTTGCACAAGTTGACGGGGTGGCCGGGTTGGATTGCGGTGCGGCGGCAGTTGGGGTTGTGGTGCTTTGCCTATGTGGTGTTGCACCTGAGTGCCTATGGCGTGTTCATTCTGGGCTTGGACTGGTCGCAGCTTGGCGTGGAGCTGCGCAAGCGGCCTTACATTCTTGTCGGCAGCCTGGGGTTCCTACTTCTATTGTCATTGGCGGTGACATCCAATCGTTACAGTCAGCGACGTTTGGGGGCTCGGTGGAAGAAACTGCATCGCCTGGTCTATTTCGTCTTGGGGCTCGGGTTGTTGCATATGCTGTGGATTGTCCGGGCCGACTTGAGGGAGTGGGCTGTCTATGCCTCTTTGGGGGCTGTATTGATGCTGTTGCGACTGCCGCCTGTGGCGCGGCGTATTCCTCGGCTGATGGCTCGCAAGGCCTCTTCTGCAACAAAAGCGTAA